The following are encoded in a window of Dictyostelium discoideum AX4 chromosome 6 chromosome, whole genome shotgun sequence genomic DNA:
- the Dd5P3 gene encoding inositol 5-phosphatase, protein MADNTFRIFITTQSFIIKRDSLHSKALVINRRDPSKIDIIQPDQIDQSLRSERSVYCVLGIFRLVNECYLVVVTESDIAANFQFQGQPNVIRKIRCTDFISFQTGRGHISIGGGGGGGGSGNGESKEDDRPYVQVMNLLNSGHFYWTPPNSSFDITRTYQSQCLEPKSDLPVWERVDKRFYWNKYLQKDFIAYRLYDWCFPIIQGFVVSDHLGHIQGKNVVYTLISRRSRFRAGTRFVTRGIDDDGNVANFCESEQILSIESYGVLAFLQIRGSVPVFWNQSSPQMSDLKIKMSNLSKIGKISKKKITIARNTQATTPAFQLHLKEQTKKYGNIVIVNLLSKLKSGECDLVNAYEEQIRILRSPQVFYNHFDLNEQTKGNRMDPLDSLINYIDNQSISGGGGTTGGVSEKIVGYFFQNSNGQIISKQNGIIRTNCKDCLDRTNIVQSRVSWVLFESQLRKLGLFRGHDSIGSYPRVSQTLKTTWADNGDALSIQYAGSGSLKSTLTREGDYGIMGMLADGKKTMTRFYINNFKDPGRQDVLDLLLGLHKSMVVNNSNNGNGGNGGNGSGHDDNIRKQVQDRVKEYSKKEWRNVFVGTYNVGGVHSSYFDLVQWLRPDGANCPTPDFYVLGLQEVVELTAGQILATDSSIGKQWEDAIERALPKVSPNVKYIKLQSSQLVGLLMAIYVREDAIHYFREVQIQNVKCGMNGLAGNKGGIGVRLLFSDTSFTFVTAHFAAGQSNVEDRISDFREIDSTLAFGRQGQFKVSDSDYSFWLGDFNFRIDLPDEEIRRCVYDQQFPKLYNYDQLRKCMEAGRVFNGYREETIAFPPTYKYDLNSTQYDTSQKQRSPAWTDRIVWSNKVHHDLRQLYYHRQEILASDHRPVSSYFQLEVTKIDKDKERTLRQELYEQKSSQFITTSQSTNNLINTTNQNGKDGANLITKEFEQLTLIKQSASTPNLQKGRSNTTNIQYQITSTNQISNTNNNTIQQQQHHQELVNVTTTRKNSLNSNNNNNNNNINNSNNTLVASGGSNGVPPRKLSSGRPLPMLPQPIQIPPTQQQQQQQQQQQQQQQQETVNLQKMTGSGGGRKISSSPSSSFNNTNSIGSSSSPSGAHSPIFDDQFDPRKGRSSPVPQSFNENNNSNQSKMELLIPNQNSTQYQQQQQQQQQQQQQQQQQQQQQQQQQQQQPQYNSNLYNSGPPPLQPIHQSNLNPNSNYNQQLQQPPPQPINHDLQLIDSWGNSSNGYQSREPPPLQPIPQSVYQSQPPPLQPIPQSVYQPTNFALQQPLQPMMSPPPLLYSNQKAVYNIPVPSPYNQQQQQPQQPYQQPYQQPYQQPYQQNLYNQPPPLNNSYNNYNNQNNNNNNQNNNNTYNNPYLGSILD, encoded by the exons ATGGCAGATAATACATTTAGAATTTTTATAACAACACAaagttttataattaaaagagATTCTTTACATAGTAAAGCATTAGTAATTAATAGAAGAGATCCATCTAAAATCGATATAATACAACCAGATCAAATTGATCAATCATTAAGATCTGAAAGATCAGTTTATTGTGTTTTAGGTATATTTAGATTAGTAAATG aatgtTATTTAGTAGTTGTAACTGAAAGTGATATAGCGgcaaattttcaatttcaaggACAACCAAATGTTATTAGAAAGATTAGATGTACAGATTTTATATCATTTCAAACTGGTAGAGGGCATATATCAATAGGaggaggtggtggtggaggtggtagtggtaatggAGAATCAAAAGAAGATGATAGACCATATGTTCAAGTTATGAATTTATTGAATAGTGGACACTTTTATTGGACACCACCAAATAGTAGTTTTGATATAACTCGTACTTATCAAAGTCAATGTTTGGAGCCAAAATCGGATTTACCAGTATGGGAACGTGTTGATAAGCGATTCTATTggaataaatatttacaaaagGATTTCATAGCATATAGATTATACGATTGGTGTTTCCCAATTATACAAGGTTTTGTAGTATCCGATCATCTCGGTCATATTCAAGGAAAGAATGTAGTTTACACATTGATTTCGAGAAGAAGTCGTTTTAGAGCTGGTACTAGATTCGTTACACGTGGTAtcgatgatgatggtaatgtTGCAAACTTTTGTGAATCTGAACAAATCTTATCGATTGAAAGTTATGGTGTTTTGGCATTCTTACAAATTAGAGGTTCTGTACCAGTGTTTTGGAATCAATCATCACCACAAATGTCTGATCTAAAGATTAAAATGTCGAATCTATCGaaaattggtaaaattagtaaaaagAAGATTACAATCGCTAGAAATACTCAAGCGACAACACCAGCTTTTCAATTGCATCTTAAAGAACAAACTAAAAAGTATGGTAATATTGTAATCGTTAATTTACTCTCAAAATTGAAATCAGGTGAATGTGATCTTGTAAATGCTTATGAAGAACAAATTAGAATATTACGTTCACCACAAGTTTTCTATAATCATTTCGATTTAAATGAACAAACCAAAGGTAATAGAATGGATCCTTTagattctttaattaattatattgataatcaatcaattagtggtggtggtggtaccACTGGTGGCGTTAGTGAAAAAATTGTTGGTTATTTCtttcaaaattcaaatggtCAAATCATTTCAAAACAAAATGGTATAATTCGTACAAATTGTAAAGATTGTTTGGATAGAACTAATATTGTACAATCAAGAGTTAGTTGGGTATTATTTGAAAGTCAACTAAGAAAGTTAGGATTATTTAGAGGTCATGATTCTATTGGTAGTTATCCACGTGTATCACAAACATTAAAGACAACATGGGCAGATAATGGTGATGCATTGTCGATTCAATATGCAGGTTCAGGTTCATTGAAATCAACGTTAACACGTGAGGGTGATTATGGTATAATGGGTATGTTGGCAGATggtaaaaaaacaatgactCGTTTCTatatcaataatttcaaagatCCAGGTAGACAGGATGTGTTAGATCTATTGTTAGGTTTACATAAATCAATGGTTgtcaataatagtaataatggtaatggtggtaatggtggtaatggtagtggtcatgatgataatattagAAAACAAGTTCAAGATAGAGTTAAAGAATATTCGAAAAAAGAATGGAGGAATGTTTTCGTTGGTACTTATAATGTTGGTGGTGTACATTCATCATACTTTGATTTGGTACAATGGTTAAGACCTGATGGTGCCAATTGTCCAACACCGGATTTCTACGTTTTAGGTCTACAAGAGGTGGTGGAGTTAACGGCTGGTCAGATTTTAGCAACAGATTCATCCATTGGTAAACAATGGGAGGATGCAATCGAACGTGCACTTCCAAAAGTATCACCCAATGTAAAGTATATCAAATTACAATCATCACAATTGGTAGGTTTATTAATGGCAATCTATGTACGTGAGGATGCAATACACTATTTTAGAGAggtacaaattcaaaatgtCAAATGTGGTATGAATGGCTTGGCTGGTAATAAGGGTGGAATTGGTGTACGTTTATTGTTCAGCGATACCTCCTTCACCTTTGTCACGGCTCATTTCGCTGCTGGTCAATCCAATGTTGAAGATCGTATTTCCGATTTCCGTGAGATCGATTCAACATTGGCCTTTGGTCGTCAAGGTCAATTCAAGGTCTCTGATTCAGATTATTCATTTTGGTTGGGTGATTTCAATTTTAGAATTGACTTACCCGATGAAGAAATTAGAAGATGTGTCTATGATCAACAGTTTCCAAAACTTTACAACTATGATCAACTTAGAAAATGTATGGAAGCAGGTAGAGTTTTCAATGGTTATAGGGAGGAGACAATCGCTTTCCCTCCAACTTATAAGTATGATTTAAATAGCACTCAATATGATACTTCTCAAAAACAAAGATCACCAGCTTGGACTGATAGAATCGTTTGGAGTAATAAAGTTCATCATGATTTACGTCAACTCTATTATCATAGACAAGAGATTTTAGCTTCTGATCATAGACCTGTAAGTTCTTACTTTCAATTGGAAGTCACTAAAATcgataaagataaagaaagaaCATTACGTCAAGAATTATACGAACAAAAATCTTCACAATTCATCACTACCTCTCAAAGTACCAATAATCTTATCAACACAACTAATCAAAATGGTAAAGATGGTGCAAATTTAATCACTAAAGAATTTGAACAACTTACACTAATTAAACAATCTGCTTCAACtccaaatttacaaaaaggtagatcaaatacaacaaatattcaatatcaaataaCTTCAACCAATCAAATTagtaatactaataataataccattcaacaacaacaacatcaccaaGAACTTGTAAATGTAACTACAACTAGAAAGAATtcattaaatagtaataataataataataataataatattaataacagtaataatacacTTGTTGcaagtggtggtagtaatgGTGTTCCTCCAAGAAAATTATCATCAGGACGTCCATTACCAATGTTACCTCAACCAATTCAAATACCAccaacacaacaacaacaacaacaacaacaacaacaacaacaacaacaacaacaagaaacaGTTAACCTTCAAAAGATGACCGGATCCGGTGGTGGAAGAAAAATATCTTCCTCTCCATCATCctcatttaataatactaatagtATTGGTAgctcatcatcaccatcaggTGCTCATTCACCAATTTTTGATGATCAATTTGATCCAAGAAAAGGTAGATCTTCACCAGTTCCACAatcttttaatgaaaataataatagtaatcaatcaaaaatgGAATTATTAATACCGAATCAAAATTCAactcaatatcaacaacaacaacaacaacaacaacaacaacaacaacaacaacaacaacaacaacaacaacaacaacaacaacaacaacaacaacctcaatATAATTCAAATCTTTATAATAGCGGTCCTCCACCATTACAACCAATTCATCAAAGtaatttaaatccaaattcaaactataatcaacaattacaacaaccaccaccacaaccaattAATCATGATTTACAATTAATCGATTCATGgggtaatagtagtaatggtTATCAAAGTAGAGAGCCACCTCCTTTACAACCAATTCCCCAATCTGTTTATCAATCACAACCACCACCTTTACAACCAATTCCCCAATCTGTTTATCAACCAACAAATTTTGCACTTCAACAACCTTTACAACCAATGATGTCTCCACCACCTTTATTATATAGTAATCAAAAAGCTGTTTATAATATTCCAGTTCCATCACCCTATaatcagcaacaacaacaaccacaacaaccataCCAGCAACCATATCAACAACCATACCAACAACCATATCaacaaaatttatataaccaaccaccaccattaaataattcctacaataattataataatcaaaataataataataataatcaaaataataataatacctaTAATAATCCATATTTAGGTTCCATTTTGGATTAA
- the rpl27a gene encoding S60 ribosomal protein L27a, with translation MPTRFSKHRKSRGDVCAGYGRVGKHRKHPGGRGNAGGLTHHRINFDKYHPGYFGKLGMRHFHLLRNQYHCPTVSLEKIWTLVPESVRKSLAAKNDGTAPVVDVTQKGFFKVLGHGILPTQPIIVKARYFSKVAEKKIKAVGGACILVA, from the exons ATG cCAACCAGATTCAGTAAGCATAGAAAATCAAGAGGTGACGTTTGTGCCGGTTACGGTCGTGTTGGTAAACACAGAAAGCATCCAGGTGGTCGTGGTAATGCTGGTGGTCTCACTCATCACAGAATTAACTTTGACAAATACCATCCAGGTTATTTCGGTAAATTAGGTATGAGACATTTCCATTTATTAAGAAACCAATACCATTGTCCAACCGTCTCATTAGAAAAGATCTGGACTTTAGTCCCAGAATCCGTCAGAAAATCATTAGCTGCCAAGAATGACGGTACTGCTCCAGTTGTTGATGTCACCCAAAAAGGTTTCTTCAAAGTTTTAGGTCACGGTATCCTCCCAACTCAACCAATCATCGTCAAAGCTCGTTATTTCTCTAAAGTCGctgaaaagaaaatcaaagcTGTCGGTGGTGCTTGTATCTTAGTTgcttaa